The sequence TGGCCACCAGCGCGGCGGTGCCGGCGCTGATCTCGGGCACGACCACCACGCGCAGGTTCTGCGTCTCGTGCGCGATGTCGGCCGAGCCGTCCATCAGCACCGCGGCGTTCACGCCCTTCATCTGCAGGTTGTTGGTGCTGGCCACGCCGTTGGCGATGGTCGCATCGCCGCGCACGAAGTCGAAGGCGAAGCCCTCGCTGAAGATGTCGCGGAAGTCGAGCGTGAGCCGCCGCGGCAGCGCCTGCAGGCTCAGCACGCCCAGCAGCTTGGCCAGGCCCGGGTCGGCCTTGAGGAACTGCCCGGTCGCCACATCGAGGTGCACCTGGCCATTGAGGCTCGGGTAGTCGAGCGACAGTGGCGAGCCGCGCCAGTCGACCGAGCCTTCGAGCTGACCGCGGCCACGACGGATCACGTCCTTCATGTTGAAGCGGCCCAGCAGCTTGCCCGCGTCGGCGATGTCGAGCGTGAAGTCCATGGCCGTGCGGCGCTGCGCCGTGTCGGTGCCGGTCCAGCTGCCTTTGGCTGTGAAGCTCGCCTCGGGCATGGTGAAGGCAAGCTTGTTGAGCCGCCATTCGCGCTGGGCGCCACCGCGGTTGACCGCATCGATCTCGGCGCGGCCGAGGTGCCGGCCGAGCAGTTCGAAGTCGTCCACCACGATGTCGAGCGCGGGCAGCGTGCCCGGCTTTTCGTCGAGCAGCGACTCGACGTTCTTCGCCTCGCTGGCGGCGATCTTCAGCCGCGACAGCCGTGCATAGATGCGGCCGTCCTGCGCCTGGCGGTATTCCATGTAGCCGCTCAGCTCGGCGGCGTCGACGTTGGCGCGCCACACGGCACCCTCGCGCGAGCCGCCCAGCACCACGTCGTGCAGCGTGCGGCCGCCGCCGATGTCCAGCGCCCGCGCGCGCACCGCGATGGCGGTCGGCAGGTAGGCCGAGGGCTCGGTGCCGTTGCCGCCGCTGTCGCCGGTGCCGACCGCGCTGCCCGTGGCTTCGCCGAAGAGCGCTTGCCAGGCGGGCAGATTGAAGTCGTCGAGGTGGAAGGTGGCCTGCACCCCGCGCGTCGGTGCGACGGGCGTCTCGCCGGCCGGCATGCCCACGCCGAGCGCGCCCTGCAGCACCCGTGCCTCGGCGCCCCCCAGGTCGCGCACGTAGAAGGCCGAGGCGACGTTGCCGAGTTCGACCGAGATGCGGTCGTGCAAGAAGGGCGGCGCGCCCGCACGGGCTTCGCGCAGCACCACCTTCTTCTCGACCTGCAGCGGCATCGACGCGTCGGCGGGCTTGGACAGCGGTGCCGGCAGTTCGAGCCCCAGGCCCTGCAGGGTGCTGGAGAGCGAGAACTCGGGTGTGCCGTCGCGCACCGACAGCGTCGCGGCGTAGGCCGTGCCGCCGCTGGCCTTGGCCGCCAGACGCGGCAGCCAGTCGACCTCACGCATGGCGCGCAGGCCGTCGGCCGTGATGCTGCCCTGCGCGCGGAAGCTCATCTCGGACGACGCGCCGGTGGCATAGCGGCCGCGGCCTTCGACGCGGGTCTCGCCGCCAGCGATGCGCCCCTGCACCCCCGTCAACTGGAAGCCGCTCTCCGTGAAGCTCAGGGTGCCGCGGGCCTGGCCGACGACCGGCGCGTCGGGTGCCAGCTGCAGGTCGTTGCCGCCGAGCACCACGCTGGCCTGGACCTTGGTCTTGTCCATGTTCTCCAGCGGCAGGTCGAGCTTGAGCTGGTAGTCGGCGTTCCCGGTGGCGCGGATCGCGGCGACCGAGGCGGCCACCTCGCCCGTCAGCGGTGCGCCGGCCTTGAGCAGCTCGCCCAGCGGCCCGCGCGCCTGGGCGTCGACCCCGAGCATCGGCGCCGGATGTGCCATGTCCTCGATCTGGACGTCGGCCTTGGTCACCTCGATGCCCGGTGCGCCCACGATGCGGCCGCGTGCGTTGCGCACCCGCATGCCGTTGCGCTCGAAGATCAGGTCGCCCGAGACGCCGGTGAGCGCCGGCCACGCCTGCGTCTTGCCCGTCGTCACCAGCGACGGCGGCACATAGGCGTAGTTCACGTCGCTCACCTTGGCGGCGATGCGGAAATCGCCGTCGCGCGGGTCCGGGAAGGGCACGTCGTGCAGGTCGCCACGCACCCGGAAATCGACCGTGCTGGCCACACCCTTGGTCACGCTTTCCTGCACGTAGCTGCGCGTATGTTTCGGAATTTCCAGCGGCAGGTAGCGGTGCACGCGGGTCCCGTTGGCGCGGGTGAGCTGGCCCTGCAGATCGAGCACGCCGGGGTAGCGTGACTTGCTGCGCGAGGTGGCCGGGTCGCTGGTGCGCCAGGTGGCGCGGGCCTCGCCGGCGGCATCGACGTTCTCGAAGCGCAGCTCGCTCACCTGCAACTGCACCTGGTCGCCGTCGCGCTTCCACTGGAGCTGGGTAGAGAGCTGGTCGATGGGGATGCGCGGTTCCTCGAACACGCCCGGGAAGTCGAGCACGCCCTGCGCGATGGCCAGCGTGGCCTTGCCGCCGTCCTGGGTGGCGTCGAAGCTGATGGCGGCGCCGCTCAGGCCGGGCGTGCCGGTGTGCGGCGCCGGCGCGGGTTGCGAGGCCAGGCTGAAGGCGCTCACGCTGCCGCGGGCCTTGTACTGGTGCGGGTCGCCGAGGGCGCCCTGCCAGCTGGCATCGATGTGTTCGACCACGCCGCGCGGCGCGTAGGCGGCCAGCACGCGGTGCGTGGCGTCGCCCAGCGGCAGGCGCGCGGCGATCAGGCTCAGCGCGGCCAGGTCGAGCCGGTCGGCGCGAAAGGCGCCGCGCTCGGGCGTGCGGCCCTGCACGGGCGTGTGCTGGAACCACAGGTTGCCGCCGGGCCAGCGCAGGCCGTCGGCGGTGTCGAACTGCAGCGCTGTCGTCGAGAACTCGAGGGTCTGGTCCTTCAGCTGGCCGGCCACGCGGCCCGTGACCGCGCGCAGCACCAGCGGCTCGAGGGCCGCGTCGAGCGAGGCGTCGATGCGGTCGAGCGCGAGGTCGACCGCGCCGCCCGCGACCTGTCCCTCGCGCACATCGGCCCAGGCGCGCAGGCCGCCGCGGCCATCGCGGATGCGCGCATCGAGCGACACGTAGTTGCCGAGCCGGCGCACGTCGATGTGCGGCAGCTCGGCGTAGAGCTGGCCGGCCCAGCGCTGCCAGTTGCCGCGGCGCACCG comes from Variovorax sp. J2L1-78 and encodes:
- a CDS encoding YhdP family protein, with the translated sequence MNDTATHPSRLLKITAVSAKWLLGVLIAAWLLFAVSVVVLHGWIVPRIGEYRGFVEAQASRIIGVPVQIGAIGAKSGTLFPTFELNDVVVRDASGREALRLARVVASVSPRSLWRLSFVQLYIQNPQLDVRLDALGKLHVAGLDMSGDTGGSDTHAADWFFSQREFVIEGGTVRWTDERRRAEPLLLTDVRFIARNGSRRHAMRLDATPPAGWGDRFTLRGEFRQPLLSVRRGNWQRWAGQLYAELPHIDVRRLGNYVSLDARIRDGRGGLRAWADVREGQVAGGAVDLALDRIDASLDAALEPLVLRAVTGRVAGQLKDQTLEFSTTALQFDTADGLRWPGGNLWFQHTPVQGRTPERGAFRADRLDLAALSLIAARLPLGDATHRVLAAYAPRGVVEHIDASWQGALGDPHQYKARGSVSAFSLASQPAPAPHTGTPGLSGAAISFDATQDGGKATLAIAQGVLDFPGVFEEPRIPIDQLSTQLQWKRDGDQVQLQVSELRFENVDAAGEARATWRTSDPATSRSKSRYPGVLDLQGQLTRANGTRVHRYLPLEIPKHTRSYVQESVTKGVASTVDFRVRGDLHDVPFPDPRDGDFRIAAKVSDVNYAYVPPSLVTTGKTQAWPALTGVSGDLIFERNGMRVRNARGRIVGAPGIEVTKADVQIEDMAHPAPMLGVDAQARGPLGELLKAGAPLTGEVAASVAAIRATGNADYQLKLDLPLENMDKTKVQASVVLGGNDLQLAPDAPVVGQARGTLSFTESGFQLTGVQGRIAGGETRVEGRGRYATGASSEMSFRAQGSITADGLRAMREVDWLPRLAAKASGGTAYAATLSVRDGTPEFSLSSTLQGLGLELPAPLSKPADASMPLQVEKKVVLREARAGAPPFLHDRISVELGNVASAFYVRDLGGAEARVLQGALGVGMPAGETPVAPTRGVQATFHLDDFNLPAWQALFGEATGSAVGTGDSGGNGTEPSAYLPTAIAVRARALDIGGGRTLHDVVLGGSREGAVWRANVDAAELSGYMEYRQAQDGRIYARLSRLKIAASEAKNVESLLDEKPGTLPALDIVVDDFELLGRHLGRAEIDAVNRGGAQREWRLNKLAFTMPEASFTAKGSWTGTDTAQRRTAMDFTLDIADAGKLLGRFNMKDVIRRGRGQLEGSVDWRGSPLSLDYPSLNGQVHLDVATGQFLKADPGLAKLLGVLSLQALPRRLTLDFRDIFSEGFAFDFVRGDATIANGVASTNNLQMKGVNAAVLMDGSADIAHETQNLRVVVVPEISAGTAALVATAINPLIGLSTFLAQALLSKPLAAAATQEFQIEGTWTDPKITKVPRRALPAARDALTKEITP